Genomic segment of Citrus sinensis cultivar Valencia sweet orange chromosome 7, DVS_A1.0, whole genome shotgun sequence:
GATAGTCCTTGCGCAAGCGGGTTTCTGTGTTAGTTATCTAATCTTCATTGCCAATACTTTAACTCATATGATTAATAATAGCACTACTTCACAAACTATTCTTGGCTTTTTGTCGCCTAAGGCTCTGTATATTTGGGGGTGTTTCCCTTTCCAACTAGGGTTAAATTCAATTCCAACTTTGACTCATTTGGCCCCTTTGAGTATTTTTGCTGATATTGTTGATCTTGGAGCTATGGGAATAGTGATGGTTGAAGATGTCATGATTTCCATGAAACAAAGGCCTGCTTTAAAGGCTTTTggtgacttttctgtcttcaGTTATGGGATTGGTGTTGCTGTTTATGCCTTTGAAGGGGTTGGCATGATATTGCCGTTGGAATCTGAGACTAGAAACAAACAGAGATTTGGTCGAATATTGGGATGGTGTATGGCTTTCATTTCTCTATTGTATGGTTCATTCGGTGCATTGGGTTACTTTGCTTTTGGTGAAGAAACCAAAGATATAATCACTACCAATTTTGGGGCTGGATTGGTGAGCACTTTGGTGAATGTGGGTCTGTGTGTGAATCTGTTTTTGACTTTTCCATTGATGATGAATCCTGTTTATGAGGTCGTGGAGAGAAGATTCTGTGATTACAGGTACTGCTTGTGGCTTAGGTGGGCAGTTGTTTTGGGTGTGAGTTTGGTGGCTCTGTTGGTGCCTAATTTTGCAGATTTTTTGTCCCTGGTGGGCAGCAGCGTGTGCTGCATACTGGGTTTTGTGTTGCCTGCTCTGTTCCATTTGATCGTCTTCAAGCAAGAGCTGGGCTGGAATGGGATTGTTATGGATGCTGCTCTTCTGGTTTTTGGGGTGGTTATTGGAATCTCAGGAACCTGGTCTTCGCTTATGGAGATTGTAGCGCCCAAAGCGTGAGAGATGTTtatgttttagaaaaatcaaaatatttgttaatattcATTTGAATTCGGTACTGagttattattgtttgatgtgcggtttgaaaattattatcagTTCAGAATGAAAAACAAGTAAAAGCAAGCAAATTAGTGAAagtcaaaatatattattatatttgcaACGCGTATGGGCGTTTTTATTTGTAGATGTTTGTAAGTTTGGTGCGTACGCTCTAtgtatgttaattattttgatttttgaaggACTTGGTCAGATTCTTGTGCTTCTATTCTTCAACAACACAGTACAAAGAAAGGATTGAATTAATAGATTCTCCTTTCTTAGTTTCGCCTCAGTTGTATTGTAACTCTCACACGCCATACTTCATTTGAACCCAAGCTAAGTCATTCGGCTCTTCCCACTTCCGATACTTCATTTGATCCCGAGCTATTTTATTCGGCTCGTCCCAGTTCCGATAACTTCGCTTGTACATAATGTGACGTACTTTCGCCGCGTTCATCTTCTTTAGCTTCCAAGCCCCAGGGCAGGCTTGGCTTTTGGTACTTTTTCGAATGCCTAAAATCTTTTGCTTGAAGAAAACAATACGGACTGCAACGGCATCGATGAACTACCGATCAATTTCATGAGCAACCGGCAAGCAAAGATTGAATGAGccaatttcattcaattcGAGGGCTTACACACAATTGTATCTCCCAACACGTGTTCAAATAACCTACTTCCGTCAGAAGTGTATTGAGTTTAAAAGGCAAATTACAAAGCATGAAGCTCAAAGTCGAGGAACAAAATGCAAA
This window contains:
- the LOC102609803 gene encoding amino acid transporter AVT3B produces the protein MGFDEEAGSSSYTLPVPPYPREDTPLLTKSKTLSTRSKTFANVFIAIVGAGVLGLPYTFKKTGWIMGSLMLFSVAALTYYCMMLLVHTRRKLETIHGFSKINSFGDLGFTVCGSVGRVAVDAMIVLAQAGFCVSYLIFIANTLTHMINNSTTSQTILGFLSPKALYIWGCFPFQLGLNSIPTLTHLAPLSIFADIVDLGAMGIVMVEDVMISMKQRPALKAFGDFSVFSYGIGVAVYAFEGVGMILPLESETRNKQRFGRILGWCMAFISLLYGSFGALGYFAFGEETKDIITTNFGAGLVSTLVNVGLCVNLFLTFPLMMNPVYEVVERRFCDYRYCLWLRWAVVLGVSLVALLVPNFADFLSLVGSSVCCILGFVLPALFHLIVFKQELGWNGIVMDAALLVFGVVIGISGTWSSLMEIVAPKA